One part of the Sphaerochaeta sp. genome encodes these proteins:
- a CDS encoding Rrf2 family transcriptional regulator produces the protein MKLTTRARYGLRMLADIAAHPAPVTLSMVAERQGISIQYLRQLALSLSRNGILVSAKGKNGGYQLSRSAHAITLYEILSALEGDICITPEKNTDENPYEMCLRVYLYEVVDRKLSELLSGKTLADLLLNSKIFFQI, from the coding sequence ATGAAACTGACCACACGCGCCCGTTACGGGCTTCGGATGCTGGCGGACATCGCCGCTCATCCCGCTCCGGTGACCCTTTCCATGGTGGCCGAACGGCAAGGCATCAGCATCCAGTATCTCCGGCAACTGGCGTTGTCGCTTTCAAGAAACGGGATTTTGGTTTCCGCGAAAGGAAAGAACGGAGGCTATCAGCTTTCCCGTTCCGCACATGCCATCACGCTGTACGAGATTCTTTCCGCGTTGGAAGGGGATATCTGCATCACTCCGGAGAAGAATACGGACGAGAACCCATATGAAATGTGCCTCCGCGTGTACCTGTACGAAGTGGTGGACCGAAAGTTGTCCGAACTGCTCTCTGGCAAAACATTGGCTGATCTTTTGCTGAACAGCAAGATTTTCTTCC
- a CDS encoding Rrf2 family transcriptional regulator — protein sequence MQLSTKGRYSLEAMLYLASSSVPRSGTEIHQATGIPFGYLEQLMIPLRKAGLVTSSRGATGGYTLARKGITCQDVLSASEGGLKLPCRKCSRNGECVTESFWDEMEDLIFQTADSITMEQLAGNLASMVKGMGI from the coding sequence ATGCAGTTATCCACAAAAGGACGGTACAGTCTTGAAGCGATGTTGTATCTGGCATCATCCTCCGTGCCCCGCAGCGGCACGGAAATCCATCAGGCGACGGGCATCCCGTTCGGATACTTGGAGCAATTGATGATTCCCCTGCGCAAAGCGGGATTGGTCACCTCCTCGCGAGGCGCGACGGGTGGCTACACGTTGGCGCGCAAAGGCATCACCTGCCAGGATGTGCTTTCCGCCAGTGAGGGGGGATTGAAGCTTCCCTGTCGGAAATGTTCCCGCAACGGGGAATGCGTCACCGAGTCGTTTTGGGATGAAATGGAGGATTTGATCTTCCAGACGGCCGATTCCATCACGATGGAACAACTGGCCGGGAACTTGGCCTCGATGGTCAAAGGGATGGGCATATGA
- a CDS encoding DJ-1/PfpI family protein produces MSNVVVVLADGFEDMEAIAPIDLLRRAGCEVTVAGLGRKVILSSHRMTIVCDAQFEKCKDQAWDAIVLPGGGVGSKNLAASYDVVGTAIRLSSQGKLVAAICAAPAVVLGGSGLLEGKHVTCFPGAEKAAPSITFDQTQKVITDGNLITAIGAGAAIDFGLAIVRYLFGAEEAEALRKRICY; encoded by the coding sequence ATGAGCAATGTGGTTGTGGTGCTTGCCGACGGATTCGAGGATATGGAGGCGATCGCTCCGATTGATCTGCTCCGTCGCGCCGGTTGTGAGGTGACCGTCGCCGGATTGGGGAGGAAGGTGATTCTCTCCAGTCATCGGATGACCATCGTCTGTGATGCCCAGTTTGAGAAATGCAAGGATCAAGCGTGGGACGCCATCGTCCTGCCCGGAGGCGGAGTGGGGAGCAAGAACCTCGCCGCCAGTTACGACGTGGTCGGCACGGCCATCAGGCTTTCTTCCCAGGGAAAGCTTGTCGCCGCCATCTGCGCCGCGCCTGCCGTCGTCCTGGGCGGATCCGGCTTGTTGGAAGGAAAACACGTCACCTGCTTCCCCGGCGCCGAGAAAGCCGCCCCGTCCATCACGTTTGACCAGACTCAGAAGGTGATCACCGACGGGAATCTGATCACCGCCATCGGTGCCGGAGCGGCGATTGATTTCGGTCTTGCCATCGTCCGGTACCTGTTCGGAGCGGAGGAAGCCGAGGCACTGCGAAAGCGCATCTGTTATTGA
- a CDS encoding 3-deoxy-7-phosphoheptulonate synthase: protein MATVDIRIKQTESMAPPAEILRRYPIDEETSKFITDARNTVNDIIWGRDKRLLAVVGPCSIHDPKAALEYARKLKEFSKTIDDKMFVVMRCYFEKPRTVLGWKGLILDPRMDGSYDIAHGIEIARDLLVRISQLRLPVGCEVLDPIIPQYIDDLMSWSSIGARTTESQTHRTLASGLSVAVGFKNNTNGDVAPAINAIKSAYAPASFIGMDRNGMSTIFRTTGNDCCHLILRGGDDAPNYYEDDVEAARKMMITAGLNPAIIIDCSHGNSRKIWERQARVLRSVIDQRCWGDTSIRGFMLESNLKSGKQSIGDDPSNLVYGQSVTDGCVGWEETERMLAGAVELLRKGPQSPL, encoded by the coding sequence ATGGCTACAGTAGACATACGTATCAAACAAACGGAAAGCATGGCCCCTCCGGCGGAGATTCTGCGCAGGTACCCGATTGACGAGGAAACCAGCAAGTTCATCACCGATGCCCGGAATACGGTCAATGACATCATCTGGGGCCGGGACAAGCGCCTGTTGGCGGTTGTCGGTCCCTGTTCGATCCACGACCCCAAAGCGGCGCTGGAATACGCCCGCAAGCTGAAGGAATTTTCCAAGACCATTGACGACAAGATGTTTGTCGTGATGCGGTGCTATTTTGAGAAACCCCGTACCGTCTTGGGGTGGAAAGGCTTGATCCTCGATCCCCGGATGGATGGTTCCTACGACATTGCCCATGGCATCGAGATCGCCCGTGATCTGTTGGTCCGCATCAGCCAGTTGCGTCTTCCTGTCGGGTGTGAGGTGCTCGATCCGATCATCCCGCAGTACATCGACGATTTGATGAGCTGGTCGTCCATCGGCGCGCGGACGACGGAAAGCCAGACTCACCGGACGTTGGCCAGCGGGCTTTCTGTTGCCGTCGGATTCAAGAACAACACCAACGGGGATGTCGCTCCGGCGATCAACGCCATCAAGAGCGCCTACGCTCCGGCGTCGTTCATCGGTATGGATCGCAACGGCATGTCGACGATTTTCCGTACGACGGGCAATGATTGCTGCCATCTGATCCTCCGTGGCGGGGATGACGCCCCCAACTACTATGAGGATGATGTGGAGGCGGCCCGGAAGATGATGATTACCGCCGGTTTGAATCCGGCGATCATCATCGATTGCAGTCATGGCAACAGCAGGAAGATTTGGGAACGCCAGGCGCGGGTGCTTCGTTCCGTCATCGACCAGCGGTGCTGGGGTGATACCTCCATCCGCGGTTTCATGTTGGAGAGCAACCTGAAGTCCGGCAAACAGAGCATCGGCGATGATCCGTCGAACCTGGTGTACGGGCAGTCCGTCACCGATGGGTGCGTTGGCTGGGAAGAGACGGAGCGGATGCTTGCCGGGGCGGTTGAACTGCTTCGCAAAGGCCCGCAGTCGCCGCTGTAA
- a CDS encoding AMP-binding protein, translating to MSKGKGKKIRWTKQRIKRIKRSDGLRPKLVDAYTMRSVITCAESRYGHRVALSVWRDERSEITYTELNRMSRSVGMYLLDTGLSKGDRIAIIGESCPSWFVLYLGATGVGIVAVPVLPEFSADDIQNIITVSNVKMVAVAEKQFEKVKPGLKEGMRLVRLEDLFEIPRPFFADLTDKKDFAKAPGNDMSRYKPKQDSIRRWEESAPSEEDLASLIFTSGTTGRSKGVLLTHRNLVWNADVCTDLFFLLKPGYHVLSILPMSHVYEFTTGQVLPLLCGCHIVYLGRMPAPSILMPALAEVRPQIIMTVPLLMEKVYKSSVKPVLENPKLKRWLFFPPMRKFIYRIVGRKIKLAFGGKLKFYGIGGAPLDKTVESFLRDAKFPYAEGYGLTETSPMICGHGPTEHYKHMLGRIVPGETVKLDQPNAEGVGEILVKGPNVMTGYYENDALNKESFTEDGFFRTGDLGKMDRRGRLGLRGRTKTMILGSGGENIYPEIIETLINEQDFVTESLVVAQDGGLSALVKLDLDSYAKQMAMNMEDAKKEAKKYLANLRLQVNRSLSSYSKISSVELQEEPFERTPTMKIKRFLYGKKKEKTEQEKQDNG from the coding sequence ATGAGCAAAGGGAAGGGAAAAAAAATTCGCTGGACCAAACAGCGGATCAAACGCATCAAGAGGAGTGACGGGTTGCGACCCAAATTGGTTGATGCGTACACCATGCGCTCGGTCATCACCTGCGCGGAGAGCCGGTATGGACACCGCGTCGCGCTCAGCGTATGGCGCGATGAGCGCAGCGAGATCACCTACACGGAACTCAATCGAATGAGCCGGAGTGTCGGCATGTATCTGCTGGACACTGGCCTGTCCAAAGGGGACCGGATTGCGATCATCGGGGAAAGCTGTCCTTCGTGGTTTGTCCTGTATCTGGGCGCCACCGGGGTGGGGATCGTCGCCGTTCCCGTGTTGCCGGAATTTTCCGCGGATGACATCCAGAACATCATCACGGTGAGCAACGTAAAGATGGTTGCCGTGGCGGAAAAACAGTTTGAGAAGGTCAAGCCCGGGCTGAAGGAAGGGATGCGTCTGGTCCGTCTGGAGGATCTGTTTGAGATTCCCCGGCCGTTCTTCGCCGATTTGACGGACAAAAAGGACTTTGCCAAAGCGCCGGGAAACGACATGTCCCGGTACAAGCCGAAACAGGATTCAATCCGCAGGTGGGAGGAGTCAGCGCCCAGCGAAGAGGATCTCGCCAGTCTGATCTTCACCAGTGGGACTACCGGCAGAAGCAAAGGCGTGCTGCTCACCCATCGCAACCTGGTGTGGAACGCTGATGTGTGCACCGACCTGTTCTTCCTGTTGAAACCAGGCTATCACGTCCTGTCCATTCTTCCGATGAGCCATGTGTATGAATTCACCACCGGACAGGTCCTTCCGCTTCTCTGTGGTTGCCATATCGTCTATCTGGGACGGATGCCGGCACCCTCAATCCTGATGCCCGCGTTGGCCGAGGTGCGGCCGCAGATCATCATGACGGTGCCGCTTTTGATGGAGAAGGTGTACAAGAGTTCCGTCAAGCCGGTGCTTGAGAACCCGAAACTGAAACGGTGGCTGTTCTTCCCACCGATGCGCAAGTTCATTTACCGGATCGTCGGACGGAAGATCAAACTGGCCTTCGGGGGAAAACTGAAGTTCTATGGTATCGGTGGCGCTCCGCTTGACAAGACGGTTGAGTCGTTCCTGCGGGACGCGAAGTTCCCCTATGCCGAAGGATACGGCCTGACGGAAACCAGCCCGATGATTTGCGGTCATGGTCCCACGGAACATTACAAGCACATGTTGGGCCGGATTGTTCCTGGCGAGACGGTGAAACTTGACCAGCCCAATGCCGAGGGCGTTGGGGAGATTCTCGTCAAAGGTCCCAACGTGATGACCGGCTACTATGAGAATGATGCGTTGAACAAGGAAAGCTTCACCGAGGATGGATTCTTCCGTACCGGGGATCTGGGGAAAATGGACCGGCGGGGAAGACTGGGGCTTCGTGGGCGGACAAAGACGATGATTCTGGGCAGCGGAGGGGAGAACATCTACCCGGAGATCATCGAGACGTTGATCAACGAGCAGGATTTCGTCACGGAAAGCCTGGTCGTCGCCCAGGATGGCGGACTGAGCGCGTTGGTCAAGCTTGACCTGGACTCCTACGCCAAACAGATGGCGATGAACATGGAGGACGCGAAGAAAGAGGCGAAAAAGTATTTGGCCAACCTTCGGCTTCAGGTCAACCGGAGCCTTTCCTCGTACAGCAAGATCTCTTCGGTGGAATTGCAGGAAGAGCCGTTTGAGCGCACTCCGACGATGAAGATCAAACGGTTTTTGTACGGAAAGAAAAAAGAGAAGACGGAACAGGAAAAACAGGACAACGGCTGA
- a CDS encoding MBL fold metallo-hydrolase, with protein sequence MERGSSIRYAVLGSGSSGNSYAFYDGRSTLLVDQGYSLAELKRRLASVSIPFASVVGVCATHLHPDHVRGIGTLARQTGLPVYFAQDTPVKEAIVFARLGLPSDTVRLVPHGVSFPIGPFSVHCFPTSHDSGGSVGWSITQGNERFMVLSDTGVCSDTQREEAKEADVLFLEANYDAQMLDKGPYPPMLKRRIAGAWGHLSNDQALTFLTESGFHGSHVYFVHLSDTNNDPMLLERQVESRYLRPFTVCEKGKTYQGSVG encoded by the coding sequence ATGGAACGAGGGAGCAGCATCCGGTATGCCGTGCTTGGCAGCGGATCCAGCGGAAACAGTTACGCGTTTTATGACGGACGATCGACATTGTTGGTCGATCAAGGGTACAGCCTGGCAGAGTTGAAGCGCAGGTTGGCGTCGGTGTCCATTCCGTTTGCCAGTGTGGTGGGGGTGTGTGCCACCCATCTGCATCCAGATCATGTGCGAGGCATCGGAACGTTGGCTCGGCAGACCGGGCTTCCCGTCTATTTCGCGCAGGATACGCCCGTGAAAGAAGCCATTGTCTTTGCCCGTTTGGGGTTGCCTTCCGACACGGTGCGGTTGGTCCCTCACGGGGTAAGTTTTCCTATCGGACCATTTTCCGTGCATTGTTTTCCCACCAGCCATGACTCAGGTGGTTCAGTGGGATGGTCCATTACCCAAGGAAATGAGCGGTTCATGGTGCTTTCCGATACCGGAGTGTGCTCTGATACCCAGCGGGAGGAAGCCAAAGAAGCCGATGTACTGTTCCTGGAAGCGAATTACGATGCACAGATGCTGGACAAAGGTCCATATCCCCCGATGTTGAAACGAAGAATTGCCGGAGCATGGGGTCATTTGTCCAATGACCAGGCCTTGACGTTCCTTACGGAGAGCGGGTTTCATGGTTCCCATGTCTATTTCGTCCATCTGTCCGACACCAACAATGATCCCATGTTGCTGGAGCGGCAGGTGGAAAGCAGATATCTCAGGCCGTTTACCGTATGTGAGAAAGGGAAAACATACCAAGGGAGCGTAGGATGA
- the asnS gene encoding asparagine--tRNA ligase, with product MQTRIKTLLSREPGDEIVTAEGWVRTKRDSKNVCFLEVNDGSCLKGLQVVVDRTTFQNDALLSSITTGASVICKGKIVKSLGGVQPVEMQSNDIMLVGSCPNDYPLQKKFQTLEYLRDIAHLRSRTNTIGAVARVRNTLAYATHRFFQENGFVYVNTPIISASDAEGAGEQFTVTTLDLRNVPKTPEGNVDYSKDFFGKMAKLTVSGQLEGETYATSMKNIYTFGPTFRSENSVTKRHLAEFWMIEPEMAFCDIEGDMDVAQAYLKFLFKAALEENGEDLAFFEKRVEPNIIKTLTHVVETPFAHMTYTDAIKELVPHNAEFEFPVHWGSDIQTEHERFLTEQVCKSPVIVTDYPKEIKSFYMKQNDDGKTVRGMDVLVPRLGEIIGGSEREVDYDKLVARMNELHMKQDEYWWYLDLRKYGSVPHSGFGLGFERAVMYVTGMQNIRDVIPYPRAVGQAEF from the coding sequence TTGCAAACTCGTATCAAGACACTGCTCTCACGGGAGCCGGGTGATGAGATTGTTACGGCCGAAGGTTGGGTGCGCACCAAGCGCGACAGCAAGAACGTCTGTTTTCTTGAAGTCAATGATGGTTCCTGTCTCAAGGGACTGCAGGTGGTCGTCGACCGCACCACATTCCAGAATGACGCACTCCTTTCTTCCATCACAACCGGAGCTTCCGTCATTTGCAAGGGGAAAATCGTCAAAAGTCTGGGCGGCGTACAGCCAGTGGAGATGCAAAGCAATGACATCATGCTGGTCGGTTCCTGCCCCAACGATTATCCGTTGCAGAAGAAATTCCAGACGCTGGAGTACCTCAGGGACATCGCGCACCTGCGCAGCCGCACCAATACCATCGGAGCGGTGGCAAGAGTCCGCAATACCCTTGCCTACGCGACCCATCGGTTCTTTCAGGAAAACGGTTTCGTCTACGTCAACACCCCGATCATCAGCGCAAGTGACGCCGAGGGCGCCGGAGAACAGTTCACCGTCACCACGCTGGATCTTCGCAATGTGCCAAAGACCCCGGAGGGAAACGTCGATTATTCCAAGGATTTCTTCGGAAAGATGGCGAAGCTTACCGTAAGCGGCCAGCTTGAGGGGGAAACCTACGCCACCAGCATGAAGAACATCTACACGTTCGGGCCGACGTTCCGTTCGGAGAACAGCGTGACCAAGCGTCACCTGGCCGAGTTCTGGATGATCGAGCCGGAAATGGCCTTCTGTGACATCGAAGGGGACATGGATGTCGCCCAAGCATATCTGAAGTTCCTGTTCAAGGCGGCATTGGAGGAGAATGGCGAGGATCTGGCGTTCTTCGAGAAACGGGTTGAGCCGAACATCATCAAGACGCTGACCCACGTGGTGGAGACGCCATTCGCCCACATGACGTACACCGACGCCATCAAGGAATTGGTACCGCACAACGCCGAATTCGAATTCCCCGTCCATTGGGGAAGCGATATCCAGACGGAACACGAGCGGTTCCTTACCGAACAGGTCTGCAAATCCCCGGTGATCGTCACCGACTATCCCAAGGAGATCAAATCGTTCTACATGAAGCAGAATGATGATGGCAAGACGGTGCGCGGCATGGACGTGCTCGTCCCGCGTCTGGGAGAGATCATCGGCGGCAGCGAACGTGAGGTGGATTACGACAAGCTGGTGGCGCGGATGAATGAATTGCACATGAAGCAGGACGAATACTGGTGGTACCTGGACCTGCGCAAGTATGGATCGGTGCCTCACAGTGGTTTCGGCCTCGGTTTCGAGCGCGCCGTGATGTACGTCACCGGCATGCAGAACATCCGTGACGTCATTCCATACCCCAGGGCGGTGGGGCAAGCGGAATTCTGA
- a CDS encoding LuxR C-terminal-related transcriptional regulator yields the protein MREAIGCVCLAPEDSLFFHRLFDRVTRYRHVLLSYGAGSSLEGEYALYVVRCAKALQLYRDIPLLADMCQRPLLVLVDDIRFRLVSLERNERLWYAGCDDPEFRLEERITALIQGRDAVLEREQVYLTPREQEVCQLLMTGFSVKEVAQHLGITVATVNAHKKQLFAKFKVHSTPQMVSSGKAALYHIC from the coding sequence ATGAGAGAAGCGATAGGTTGTGTATGTCTTGCTCCGGAGGATTCCCTGTTTTTCCATCGGTTGTTTGACCGGGTTACCCGGTATCGTCACGTCCTGCTGTCCTATGGCGCGGGCTCGTCGCTTGAGGGGGAATACGCCTTGTACGTGGTGCGATGCGCCAAGGCGCTCCAGTTGTACCGTGACATCCCACTGCTTGCCGATATGTGCCAAAGGCCTCTGCTGGTGCTGGTGGATGACATCCGCTTCCGTTTGGTATCCCTGGAACGGAACGAGCGGCTCTGGTACGCTGGCTGTGATGATCCTGAATTCCGGCTGGAGGAGCGCATCACCGCGTTGATCCAAGGCAGGGACGCGGTGCTGGAACGGGAACAGGTCTACCTGACGCCCCGGGAACAGGAAGTCTGCCAGCTGTTGATGACCGGTTTCTCCGTCAAGGAAGTCGCCCAGCACCTGGGCATTACCGTCGCGACGGTCAACGCCCACAAGAAACAGCTGTTCGCCAAGTTCAAGGTGCATTCCACCCCGCAGATGGTCAGCAGCGGAAAAGCCGCCCTGTACCACATCTGTTAG
- a CDS encoding DUF188 domain-containing protein, translated as MADLCLYVDADSVPVPIRAIILRFARKHAIPTLFVADRVLKDVRDASEQDTHQRRMEAETSGVTDPEALRAIKGVISQMTVPTGMNSADDYLVEHITVPCLAVTHDIPLAYRLVEKGAIVLDDRGGVYTKENAGARKSERDANMLLREWGVLEEKSRPLSSGQVKAFADALDRTFAHL; from the coding sequence TTGGCTGACCTCTGTCTGTACGTGGACGCCGATTCCGTACCGGTCCCGATCCGCGCCATCATCCTTCGCTTTGCCCGAAAGCACGCCATCCCGACGCTGTTTGTCGCTGACCGTGTCCTGAAGGATGTGCGGGACGCTTCGGAACAGGACACCCACCAACGCCGGATGGAGGCGGAGACGAGCGGGGTGACCGATCCTGAGGCGCTCCGAGCCATCAAAGGCGTGATCTCCCAGATGACCGTCCCGACCGGCATGAACAGCGCGGATGATTACCTGGTCGAACACATCACTGTTCCTTGTCTCGCCGTCACCCATGATATTCCGCTGGCCTACCGCCTGGTGGAGAAGGGCGCCATCGTGCTGGATGACCGGGGTGGGGTGTATACCAAGGAGAACGCCGGCGCGCGAAAGTCGGAACGGGACGCCAATATGTTGCTGCGGGAGTGGGGCGTGCTGGAAGAAAAATCCCGGCCCCTGTCCTCAGGACAGGTCAAAGCGTTCGCCGACGCGCTGGATCGGACGTTCGCCCATCTGTGA
- a CDS encoding glycoside hydrolase family 2 protein → MNNRWKYHAGFEDSYLLPTFSDEDWEEVDIPHNPTPFPFHDGDEKKVWTIGTYRKTVSLPAKPGWERVARFEGVGVDAVVSFQGKTLATHQGAYTPFDVVLPDEEGMLVVKVDTHEDPLVPPFGGAVDYLAFGGIYRNVTFLTRPIARLDFLAADSADGKTVSVRMHATRPDGIVRLRLRDGQTIIAQSDATLSDGIAHADFSDLSLRLWDVRDPYLYQLDADFGEDHQTISFGARKAEFTFNGFSLNGKRIKLVGLDRHQNYPYVGYAMPEENQAHDAEMLKAMGLNIVRTSHYPQSPAFLDACDRVGLLVLEEIPGWQHIGSDPLWRERCMKNVEDMIRRDINHPSIVLWGVRINESLDDDELYRKTNALAHQLDPVRQTCGVRNFLSSNLLEDVYTYNDFSHAGTGQGLLQPRVNAPYLVTEHNGHMFPTKRFDAQMVRTEQYLRHMAVLESAFSSDRISGAIGWCFVDYPTHSNFGSGDGICYHGVCDQNRYPKFAAYAYISQQEKHPVLVSSQTFDAGDTPAMKDLPWVVATNCDFVNLYRDGRFVNTFYPARKEYPHVPHPPVFIDDPIGETITDETKFSAKDQKAIARLLCKSRLSKGTFTLSDKLVYSTLCKRYHLERKDVLELGNRYFGMDRPRKSVWKLEGVIGKEVVASEIYGPDQKRVVRATPERTEVRLRETYQVIPVILTIGKEGMTLPSPYAFEPYLVETEGPLSLLSPVMDATIGGVGGIYVRTTGASGTGIVRIKLQDQTIQVVITIG, encoded by the coding sequence ATGAACAACCGATGGAAATATCATGCAGGTTTTGAGGATTCATACCTTCTTCCCACCTTCTCTGACGAGGATTGGGAAGAGGTGGACATCCCACATAATCCGACACCTTTCCCGTTTCACGATGGCGATGAAAAGAAGGTATGGACGATAGGCACATACCGGAAAACGGTCTCCCTTCCCGCCAAGCCGGGGTGGGAGCGGGTCGCGCGATTTGAGGGAGTGGGTGTGGATGCCGTTGTATCCTTCCAAGGGAAGACACTGGCAACGCACCAAGGAGCGTACACTCCGTTTGACGTGGTGCTTCCCGATGAGGAAGGGATGCTGGTGGTGAAGGTGGATACCCATGAGGATCCCCTGGTCCCTCCGTTCGGCGGCGCGGTGGATTATCTCGCCTTCGGCGGCATCTACCGTAACGTAACGTTCCTGACCCGTCCCATCGCGCGGCTGGATTTTCTTGCCGCGGACAGCGCCGATGGAAAAACCGTCTCCGTCCGCATGCACGCCACACGTCCGGATGGCATCGTCCGGCTTCGGCTTCGTGATGGACAAACCATCATCGCCCAGAGCGACGCGACCCTTTCCGATGGCATCGCCCATGCTGATTTTTCGGATCTCTCCCTCCGATTGTGGGATGTGAGGGATCCTTACCTGTATCAGCTGGACGCAGATTTCGGTGAGGACCACCAGACCATTTCGTTTGGCGCCCGAAAAGCGGAATTCACATTCAACGGATTCTCCCTCAACGGCAAGCGGATCAAACTGGTCGGATTGGACCGCCATCAGAATTATCCCTACGTGGGATACGCCATGCCGGAGGAGAATCAGGCGCATGACGCCGAAATGCTCAAGGCGATGGGATTGAACATCGTGCGTACCAGCCATTACCCGCAAAGCCCGGCGTTCCTTGACGCCTGTGACCGTGTCGGATTGTTGGTGCTGGAGGAGATTCCCGGTTGGCAGCATATCGGTTCTGATCCCTTGTGGCGGGAGCGATGCATGAAAAACGTGGAGGACATGATCCGAAGGGACATCAATCATCCCTCCATTGTGCTGTGGGGCGTGCGGATCAACGAATCGTTGGATGATGACGAGTTGTACCGGAAAACCAATGCGCTGGCCCACCAGCTGGATCCTGTCCGGCAGACGTGCGGGGTGCGGAACTTCCTGTCCAGCAACCTGCTGGAGGACGTCTACACGTACAATGATTTCTCCCACGCGGGAACCGGACAGGGATTGCTCCAGCCACGGGTCAACGCGCCATACCTGGTGACCGAACACAACGGGCACATGTTCCCCACCAAGCGGTTTGACGCCCAGATGGTCCGGACCGAGCAGTATCTCCGGCACATGGCTGTTCTGGAGAGCGCGTTTTCCAGTGACCGCATCAGTGGGGCCATCGGATGGTGTTTTGTCGATTATCCGACCCACAGCAACTTCGGAAGCGGGGACGGCATCTGCTACCATGGGGTGTGTGACCAGAACCGATACCCGAAATTCGCCGCGTACGCCTACATCAGCCAGCAGGAGAAACATCCGGTGCTGGTATCCTCCCAAACGTTTGACGCTGGTGATACGCCGGCGATGAAGGATCTTCCCTGGGTGGTGGCGACCAATTGCGACTTCGTCAACCTGTATCGTGACGGACGCTTCGTCAATACCTTCTATCCGGCCCGGAAGGAGTATCCCCATGTACCGCATCCACCGGTGTTCATTGACGACCCTATCGGGGAGACCATCACGGATGAGACGAAATTCAGCGCGAAAGACCAGAAGGCCATCGCCCGGTTGCTCTGCAAGTCCCGATTGTCCAAAGGCACGTTCACGCTGAGTGACAAGCTGGTGTATTCCACGTTGTGCAAACGGTACCATCTGGAACGAAAGGATGTCCTGGAATTGGGCAACCGGTATTTCGGGATGGACCGGCCGCGCAAATCGGTCTGGAAACTGGAAGGAGTGATCGGAAAAGAGGTCGTCGCGTCCGAAATCTATGGGCCTGACCAGAAACGTGTGGTTCGGGCCACGCCAGAGCGGACGGAAGTGAGACTGAGAGAAACCTATCAGGTGATCCCGGTAATCCTGACCATCGGAAAGGAAGGGATGACGCTGCCGTCGCCGTACGCGTTTGAACCGTACCTGGTGGAAACGGAAGGCCCGCTTTCGTTGCTCTCTCCCGTGATGGACGCTACCATCGGCGGCGTCGGAGGCATCTATGTCCGGACGACCGGAGCTTCGGGAACAGGCATCGTGCGGATCAAACTCCAGGATCAGACGATCCAGGTGGTGATCACCATTGGCTGA